One genomic window of Myxocyprinus asiaticus isolate MX2 ecotype Aquarium Trade chromosome 5, UBuf_Myxa_2, whole genome shotgun sequence includes the following:
- the LOC127440391 gene encoding uncharacterized protein LOC127440391 encodes METSLLSEMADLTDCKMDPGYTEDQKCQFREEEKESFATYFSECLDTTKSNPQEDKDGQDSKDAINKCESSGESDGSTDSQEGIFGKVKEQEESNPREHFTSELQKDSHMNDQLQEEEEINISNDAKVEEHIEPQVDEQEKSELEQQILELAISEFPTESKDMDKDDLSDCLHVEMAIISSDSDAEEQWRSIVSSTVEENVDLLGMDEPEDNSEDQARHEDHTVTDSNAENEDGTLAMNISESDILEQPECPTECELQDIASDSSVHYCNKIPEDEDEKELVQSSKHNMQRLSCSTSELDKKVPQDFCVVQDIKSENVSTEHLDFSVTRKQWQKMEEQTKGQVHRPVVRLGSCQVGHSFMYTPVRNIDRPRKDPDIDSLGLGDYQYTQFSPCSEDSGLEDTSYRSPYDEPETPVEREIREALEREENFRRERAMAKAFAGEATQVKPKPGTLQQSRSEPGERGRMFDTPEDRCRSQRSISARTPTFSITASSGRGPTYHEMTANNVIILKPDLYPTSPRNLGKGGLLPPGTSNCQEWPSDMNNVIILETSNLIIRSASEFCLSTACQDTQESTFPNNPFFKLRSHSTQSLVDLEIKMVRQREEELRRQRAQLYVKERYDTVLVSPSQLQNFTYERPGEIPTKSKSSPSSPSKTRKMDRFTLSCDHKFPVAPYPRVRRKSALAQRWEAGIFANHQQQD; translated from the exons ATGGAGACCAGCCTGCTTTCAGAAATGGCTGATCTAACAGACTGTAAAATGGATCCTGGGTATACAGAGGACCAGAAATGCCAGTTCAGGGAGGAGGAGAAAGAATCTTTTGCCACATATTTCTCAGAGTGCCTAGATACCACAAAGAGCAACCCACAGGAAGACAAGGATGGGCAAGATAGCAAAGATGCAATCAATAAATGTGAGAGCTCAGGTGAATCTGATGGCAGCACAGACTCTCAAGAGGGCATTTTTGGCAAGGTCAAAGAACAAGAGGAGTCAAATCCTAGAGAACATTTTACCTCTGAGCTTCAAAAAGACTCTCACATGAATGACCAACTACAAGAGGAAGAGGAAATCAACATTTCTAATGATGCCAAGGTGGAAGAACACATTGAGCCCCAGGTGGATGAACAAGAGAAATCTGAGCTAGAGCAGCAAATCCTGGAGTTAGCAATTTCTGAATTCCCAACTGAATCAAAGGATATGGATAAAGATGACTTAAGTGATTGTCTACATGTGGAGATGGCCATTATTTCATCAGACAGCGATGCTGAGGAGCAATGGAGGTCCATAGTTTCATCAACTGTTGAAGAAAATGTTGATCTCTTGGGTATGGATGAACCAGAGGACAACTCTGAAGACCAAGCAAGGCATGAAGACCATACAGTGACTGACAGCAATGCTGAAAATGAAGATGGAACCCTGGCAATGAACATAAGTGAAAGTGATATTCTAGAACAACCAGAATGTCCCACAGAGTGTGAGCTGCAGGACATTGCTTCAGATTCCTCTGTCCATTATTGTAACAAGATTCCAGAGGATGAGGATGAGAAAGAGCTTGTGCAAAGCTCAAAGCACAACATGCAGCGCCTGTCCTGCTCAACTTCGGAGCTCGACAAGAAGGTGCCCCAAGACTTCTGTGTGGTTCAGGACATAAAGAGCGAGAATGTCAGTACAGAGCACTTGGATTTCAGCGTGACACGCAAGCAATGGCAGAAGATGGAAGAGCAAACCAAGGGTCAGGTGCACCGGCCCGTGGTGAGGCTGGGGTCTTGCCAGGTTGGTCACAGCTTCATGTATACACCTGTGCGCAACATTGATCGCCCCAGGAAAGACCCTGACATAGACAGTCTTGGTCTGGGAGATTACCAGTACACACAGTTCAGTCCCTGTTCAGAGGACTCTGGTCTAGAGGACACAAGCTACAGGTCCCCTTATGATGAGCCAGAGACTCCTGTGGAGAGGGAGATACGTGAAGCTCTGGAGCGAGAGGAGAATTTCAGGCGAGAGAGGGCAATGGCGAAGGCCTTTGCTGGTGAGGCTACGCAAGTTAAGCCCAAGCCTGGTACTCTTCAACAGAGCAGATCGGAGCCTGGTGAGCGAGGAAGGATGTTTGACACACCAGAGGACAGATGCAGGTCTCAAAGATCTATTAGTGCAAGAACTCCAACTTTCTCCATCACTGCTTCATCTGGAAGAGGTCCCACATACCACGAAATGACAGCCAATAATGTCATCATACTCAAGCCGGATTTGTACCCCACCAGCCCACGGAATCTAGGGAAAGGAGGCCTGCTCCCTCCAGGGACAAGCAATTGCCAAGAATGGCCATCAGACATGAACAATGTCATTATCCTAGAGACTTCCAATCTCATCATCCGAAGTGCATCGGAATTCTGCCTAAGCACCGCATGCCAAGACACCCAAGAGAGCACGTTTCCCAACAATCCCTTCTTCAAACTGCGCTCCCATAGCACCCAGTCTCTGGTGGACCTGGAGATCAAGATGGTGAGGCAAAGAGAAGAGGAGCTCAGGAGGCAGAGAGCACAACTATATGTAAAGGAGAGATATGACACGGTGCTAGTGTCCCCCAGCCAACTGCAGAATTTCACTTATGAGAGACCAg GAGAAATACCAACAAAATCAAAGTCATCCCCCTCGTCTCCTTCGAAGACACGCAAAATGGATCGCTTCACTTTGTCCTGTGATCACAAG TTCCCCGTGGCACCTTACCCTCGAGTCAGACGGAAAAGTGCCCTGGCCCAGAGGTGGGAGGCAGGTATATTTGCCAATCATCAGCAACAAGACTGA